The Roseimicrobium gellanilyticum genomic sequence GTGTCGTGCTCTCTCTTCCGCAAGACCAGTGCGCCGCCGAGGAAACACACGGTGCAGAAGACGAGCAGAGCGACGAGAGTCCACGCCGTGGCATCTGCGGCCGCAGCCTCGCTCTCGGTGAGAGTTGCCAGACCTTGCCACCATGTGGATGGCTTGAGGGGTGTGCCCGGCAGGTTCATGGACGTTTTCAGGTATTGTTTTCGAGAAACACCAGGCGCATCGGAATCATATGGGAGAACACAAATCCGTGCTTCTGGAAGAAGCGCTGGCTCTCAGCGCTGATCTTATCGGTGAGCAGCGTGATACGCTTGAAATTCTTTTCGCGGGCGAACTCAATGGCGCGCTTCAGGAGGCGCGATCCGTAGCCCTGACCGCGGTGCATGGGATGTACTATCACGTCCTCCATGAGGACCACGAATCCGCCTTCCGCGGTACTGATGGTGAAGAGCAGGTTCACCATGCCGATGACAAAGTGATCATTGCGCAGGACAAAGATGCGGCCGCGGCTGGGTTGCTCCAAAATGAGGCGCAGTCCGTGTTCCTGTTTGCTCCGATTTGGCGTGAAATCCTCCTCCTCACCCAAGAGGGCCATCACGAGATCTGTAAGCTGCGGCAGATCTTCTAGTGTGGCTGGCTCTATGCGGGGATCTGAGGTGATGGATTCGATAACCATGTGCCCCAGCATACTCCAAGCCAGCCAAACTCAAAATTCAAACCCTGAAACTTGCGGCCAGCAGGCATCTTGTCCAACTGCCTGCCGATGTGGCTGCGGCATGGGCGGAACTCCAGGGAAACAAGGGGTTGAGCCAGGAGGCTCCAGATGCGTTGTTCCTAGACGGGAGCTGGGGCGCTGACAGGTGCCACTTCCAGTTTGACATTTGTACCCCACCCAGTAGTATGCCCGCCCCTTCCATCCAGCCGAGCCGCGTGGATGGATTCCAGCACCCCTTTCACCTCCCCGCGAGAATATGCCCAAACGCACCTACCAACCCTCCAAGCGCACCCGCAAGCAGCAGTTCGGCTTTCGCGCCCGCATGAAAACCGAAAAGGGGCAGGACATCCTGCGCCGCCGCCGCAAGGCTGGTCGCTGGCGTCTCCTTCCGAAGGGTGTGGAAGTTCCCTTCAAGCGGCATACCCGCCAGCATACTCCCAAGGGCACCGCGCAGGCCCGGCCCACCTATTGAGGCTGCGTGCCACCATGCGACTTCCCGCCGCGCGTCGCCTTCGCTCATCTTCTGAGTTTGCCCGCGTGCGGGCTGAGGGCACAAGTGTTTCTGGGAAGTTCGTGATTGTGAATGTGTTACGCCATCCTGAGGGTGGCTTGTGGCGCTCCGGCGTCATCACCTCACGGAAGGTCGGCGGAGCGGTGCAGCGTAATCTTGCCCGCCGCCGCCTCCGCGAAATCATCCGCCAGGCCGGCATTCAGGACGGTGTCTGGGTGGTCACTGTGGCTCGCTGGCGCATTCTTGAGGCCAGCTTTGAGGAATTGAAGCAGGACTGGATGCGTGCCGCCCGGCGCGCCCGTATCCTCCTCCAGCAAGAGGCAGCAGTCCCCGGCACGCCATGAAATTCCTCATCCGGATCGCCATCCGCTTCTACAAGCGCTTCATCTCCCCGGTCATCCATTTTGCCGCGGGACCTATGGGTGGCTGCCGGTACACTCCCACCTGCTCGATGTATTTTCTCGAGGCCGTGGAAACTCACGGCGTCCTGCGTGGAAGCTGGATGGGCATCAAGCGCATCTGCCGCTGCAATCCCTGGGGCGGGACCGGGCATGACCCCGTCCCCCCTTCGCGTGACAAGAATGACCCCGGAGCGAATTGCGATTGCCACCGCTCATCTTCGGAGCACCAGTCTCCTCCCCGCCATGATAGCGGCCTGATGCGCAAACCTGCCTGACAGACCGATAACTGCGACAATTTTTCCTGCACCCATTTTCCTTCCCGAATCCTGACATGGACAAAAAGACCTGGATCGTCGTGAGCCTTTGCATCGTGGGCATGATCGTCAATGCCTTCTATCTGACTCCCAAGCCTCAACCGCAGTCGCAGACTCCGGCGGCCGAGTCCGCTCAAACCACTCCCGCTGCCCCTGCGGCCCTCACGCCTCAAAGTCCCACGGCCACGGCGCCCGACGGTCAGGCCACAGCTGCTCCTGCGCAGACTGAAGCGGTGGAAACTGTCGAGCTTACCAGCACCAATGCGCGGTACGAATTCTCCAGCAAGGGTGCCGGCATCAAGAAGGCCTATCTTCTGGACACCAAGGACAAGGTCGTGCTCAACAAATGGGGCAAGGCTCCCATTGGCGCCCTGAGCACCGCCTCCAGGAGCTATGATGATCTCAACTACAAGGTCGTCGAGAAAAGCGACAAGCATGTGGTCTTTGAGGCCATCTCGGCTGAGAAGGTATTGATTCGCAAGGAATACCGCTTTTCCACGGGACCCGCAGTGAGCGACCACCTCCTTGACATGAAGATCACTCTGACCAACCAGAGCGGGGCGAAGATGAGCCGCGACAGTTGGTTCCTCTACACCGGCTCCTCCTCTGAGCTGCGTCCTGATGAAATCGAGCGCCCCGCCTTCATCTGGAACGATGCCGGCGATGCTCATGCCATCCACACCAGCCACTTCCGTGACGGCCCGAACTGGCTGGGCTGGGGCGGTGCCATCGTGCTTGAGGAGAAGTCTCTCCCGCGCACCCGCTGGGCGGGCGTGATGAGCCGATTCTACACCACGGTGATCACCAACAAGGAGGATCAGCCCTCCCGCATCTGGATGGAGCGCTTCCTCATTGACCATTCCAAGGACGAATTCGCCAAGAACAGCAAGGCTGCCACGGACCATGCCATCCACGGCGGCATGAGCCTGCCCCCGGTGGAACTGGAAGCTGGCGCGGCGAAGACCTTGGAGTTCCGCATTTACACCGGACCGAAGATCTATCGTGACCTTGCCGCGATTGACGCGGCGGATGGCAATCATGAACGCCAGCTCAAGCAGGTGATGTTCTACGGCAACTGGTTCGGCTGGGTGAGCCGCCTGCTGGTGTCCGCATTGCGGATATTCCACGATTGGACCGGCAACTGGGGCGTGGCCATCATCATGCTGACAGTGGCCGTGCGCAGCCTTCTGTGGCCGCTGCAAGCGCGCTCCAACGCGCAGATGAAAAAGATGGGCAAGCTCTCCCCCCTGATGAAGGAGATGCAGGAGAAGTACAAGGATGACCCGCAGAGGATGAATCAGGAGATGATGAAGATGTACCGCGAGTACGGGGTGAATCCCGTCGGCGGATGTCTTCCGCTGCTGGTGCAGTTTCCCATTTTCATCGGCTTCTACACCGCGCTGAAGAGTGCGACCGAACTGCGTGGCCAGCCCTTCATCTGGTGGGTGCAGGACCTTTCGCTGCCCGACACGGTGGCTACGCTCAACCTGTTCATCTACCATCTGGACATCAATCCGCTGCCGCTGCTCATGGGTTTGACCATGTTCCTGCAGATGAAGCTGACGCCGCAGCCGGCCACGGTGGACAAGATGCAACAGCGCATCTTCATGCTGATGCCCTTCATGTTCCTGTTCTTCTGCTACACCTTCGCCTCCGCGCTGGCGCTGTACTGGACCTTCACGAACATCTTCATGATCATCCAGGCCCAGCTCACGCGCATTTGGCAGAAAGAGCCGGTGCTGGAAAAAAAAACGGTGATTGACACCAAGCCCGCGTCTGTGTCATCCATGTCGCCTTACGCCTCGGGCAACAAGCAGAAGAAGGACAAGCCCAGGACGCTGCGCCCCGGTGGTGGCGGTAGCAAATCGACCCGCAAGCCCAATACATGACCCCGCTGGAACATTCTCGCAAGATTCTCGACACCATGCTGGGGTACCTCGGCTTTGTCGTGAAGATTGAAGAGGATGACGGCCCGGACGGTCCCACGCTGCAGATTCTCACGGAAGAGCCGGACGCCCTCATTGGGCGCCGCGGAGAGGTGCTGGATGACATCCAGTACCTCGTGAACCGCATTCTGCAGCGTCGTGAGCCCAAAGCGCCCCGCATTCGTGTGGATGTGGAGTACTTCCGCACGATGCGAGAGGACAACATGCTGGAGAAGGTCAAGCAGCAGGCTGAGCGTGTCCGGGCGACCGGGCATGCCATTGCCCTCAATCCCATGAACAGCTACTACCGCCGGCTGGTGCACAATCTCTTCGTGGACGATCCGGACATCATCAGTGAAAGCGCCCAGGGGGACGGCCGCTTCAAGCGCATCACTCTGAAGAAACGGGGCAGTGCGGGACAGGGGGCTGTGCCGGCGGCTGGGGAGGCCACCTGAGGCAGCCCCCCAAAGGGATTTCCGAGAAGAGGCCGGACCAACGGGAGGCCACACCTTGTGCTTGCGTTCCGGCCTGTTTGTGCTTATCTCTCAGGCTCCCCGCACGACGGTGCGCGGGTAATTCAGATACCAAACCATCCTCGATTCATGGCCGCCATCGTCTCCATGCCCCTCTCTACTCAAGCTGCCAGCAGGGGCGCTTTCGGCGGTCTGCCAGTCCAAGCTATGAGATCCGAACTCGTTGAAAAAGCCGCTCAGGTCGTCCCGGAACTTCCCGTGTTGATCAACATGGTCTCCAAGCGCGTGAAGCAGCTGACCTTGGGCCGCCCTGCGCTCATCGACAAGAAGCCGGGCATGCGGGAGGCGGATGTCGCCCTCCTGGAAATCATTGAAGGCAAGATCAAGGTGGAACGTCCGGAGGACGAATTCCTCAACCAGGACTAAGCCGCGGCACCTCGCCGCGGAAGATATCGAAGGATGATCGCGGAGGCCCACGCCTTCGCGATGCGCTATAGTGAAAACAGGATGCCTTGCTGAGGAGGGCATTCGACCGGGTATGCCGTCATGAGTGAAATCGCCACCAACCGCAAAGCGCACCGGGATTACCACATCTTGGAGAAGGTGGAGGCGGGCATGGAATTGAAGGGCACGGAAGTGAAGTCCGTGCGCCTCGGGCACATCAATATCGGCGATGCCTTTGCCCGTGTGGAGCGAGGCCAGTGCTTCCTCTATGGGTGCGACATCCAGCCCTATGTGAAAGCCAGCCATGAGCAGCACGAGGCCCGCCGCACGCGTCGACTGTTGCTTCACAAAAATGAAATCATGCGCCTGTGGGCGGCCAGCCAGCAGAAGGGCCAGTCCCTCGTGGCTCTGCGCGCCTATTGGAAGAACCGTCGTGTGAAAATCGAAATCGGTGTCGGCAAGGGCAAGACGAAGGGCGACCAGCGTCAGGACCTCAAGAAGAAGGCCGAGATGCGCGAGGCCCAACGCGAGTTGGCACGCTTCAACGATCGCGGCAAGAAGTAGGCCGGAAAGCTCGGAATTGCGGGCCGGAGGCGGGGCGTTTTGCCTGATGGCGCCGTTATTTCGATTTCATTGACCGCCGTAGCAAGGGCCTTACCTTTGGTGTCGTTTTTGTCCGCTCACTCCGCGCGACCACGCCCCCATGCTCCGACGCCTTACTGCGCCTTCGTTTTGTCAATCCATGGTGAAATCCATGCCACTGGGGATCAGCCTGAGCGCGGTGTTGCTCAGTGCGGCTACGGCACCTGCGAATCCCACGGATGAGTTCCGGAAGGGAGCCACGAGGTTTTTTGAGCAGCACTGCATGGAGTGCCACGATGCGGATGTGGCCAAGGGCGGGCTGAATTTGGAGAAGCTCCAGCCATCCATGGCGGGTAAAGAACAGACAGATCTCTGGACCGCCGTTTTTGACCGTGTGAAGGCCGGCGAGATGCC encodes the following:
- a CDS encoding GNAT family N-acetyltransferase codes for the protein MVIESITSDPRIEPATLEDLPQLTDLVMALLGEEEDFTPNRSKQEHGLRLILEQPSRGRIFVLRNDHFVIGMVNLLFTISTAEGGFVVLMEDVIVHPMHRGQGYGSRLLKRAIEFAREKNFKRITLLTDKISAESQRFFQKHGFVFSHMIPMRLVFLENNT
- the rpmH gene encoding 50S ribosomal protein L34, giving the protein MPKRTYQPSKRTRKQQFGFRARMKTEKGQDILRRRRKAGRWRLLPKGVEVPFKRHTRQHTPKGTAQARPTY
- the rnpA gene encoding ribonuclease P protein component, with product MRLPAARRLRSSSEFARVRAEGTSVSGKFVIVNVLRHPEGGLWRSGVITSRKVGGAVQRNLARRRLREIIRQAGIQDGVWVVTVARWRILEASFEELKQDWMRAARRARILLQQEAAVPGTP
- the yidD gene encoding membrane protein insertion efficiency factor YidD, producing MKFLIRIAIRFYKRFISPVIHFAAGPMGGCRYTPTCSMYFLEAVETHGVLRGSWMGIKRICRCNPWGGTGHDPVPPSRDKNDPGANCDCHRSSSEHQSPPRHDSGLMRKPA
- the yidC gene encoding membrane protein insertase YidC, which codes for MDKKTWIVVSLCIVGMIVNAFYLTPKPQPQSQTPAAESAQTTPAAPAALTPQSPTATAPDGQATAAPAQTEAVETVELTSTNARYEFSSKGAGIKKAYLLDTKDKVVLNKWGKAPIGALSTASRSYDDLNYKVVEKSDKHVVFEAISAEKVLIRKEYRFSTGPAVSDHLLDMKITLTNQSGAKMSRDSWFLYTGSSSELRPDEIERPAFIWNDAGDAHAIHTSHFRDGPNWLGWGGAIVLEEKSLPRTRWAGVMSRFYTTVITNKEDQPSRIWMERFLIDHSKDEFAKNSKAATDHAIHGGMSLPPVELEAGAAKTLEFRIYTGPKIYRDLAAIDAADGNHERQLKQVMFYGNWFGWVSRLLVSALRIFHDWTGNWGVAIIMLTVAVRSLLWPLQARSNAQMKKMGKLSPLMKEMQEKYKDDPQRMNQEMMKMYREYGVNPVGGCLPLLVQFPIFIGFYTALKSATELRGQPFIWWVQDLSLPDTVATLNLFIYHLDINPLPLLMGLTMFLQMKLTPQPATVDKMQQRIFMLMPFMFLFFCYTFASALALYWTFTNIFMIIQAQLTRIWQKEPVLEKKTVIDTKPASVSSMSPYASGNKQKKDKPRTLRPGGGGSKSTRKPNT
- a CDS encoding protein jag, with translation MTPLEHSRKILDTMLGYLGFVVKIEEDDGPDGPTLQILTEEPDALIGRRGEVLDDIQYLVNRILQRREPKAPRIRVDVEYFRTMREDNMLEKVKQQAERVRATGHAIALNPMNSYYRRLVHNLFVDDPDIISESAQGDGRFKRITLKKRGSAGQGAVPAAGEAT
- a CDS encoding DNA-directed RNA polymerase subunit omega, translating into MRSELVEKAAQVVPELPVLINMVSKRVKQLTLGRPALIDKKPGMREADVALLEIIEGKIKVERPEDEFLNQD
- the smpB gene encoding SsrA-binding protein SmpB — translated: MSEIATNRKAHRDYHILEKVEAGMELKGTEVKSVRLGHINIGDAFARVERGQCFLYGCDIQPYVKASHEQHEARRTRRLLLHKNEIMRLWAASQQKGQSLVALRAYWKNRRVKIEIGVGKGKTKGDQRQDLKKKAEMREAQRELARFNDRGKK